A genomic segment from Dasypus novemcinctus isolate mDasNov1 chromosome X, mDasNov1.1.hap2, whole genome shotgun sequence encodes:
- the MID1IP1 gene encoding mid1-interacting protein 1 yields MMQICDTYNQKHSLFNAMNRFIGAVNNMDQTVMVPSLLRDVPLAEPGLDNDVGMEVSGSGACLEERTPPATGPGSANGSFFAPSRDMYSHYVLLKSIRNDIEWGVLHQPPPPAGSEEGGAWKAKDILVDLSHLEGAEAGEEDLERQFHYHLRGLHTVLSKLTRKANILTNRYKQEIGFGNWGH; encoded by the coding sequence ATGATGCAGATCTGCGACACCTACAACCAGAAGCACTCGCTCTTTAACGCCATGAACCGCTTCATCGGCGCCGTGAACAACATGGACCAGACGGTGATGGTGCCCAGCCTGCTGCGGGACGTGCCCCTGGCTGAGCCCGGGCTGGACAACGACGTCGGCATGGAGGTGAGCGGCAGTGGAGCCTGCCTGGAGGAGCGCACGCCCCCGGCCACCGGCCCAGGCAGCGCCAACGGCAGCTTCTTCGCGCCTTCCCGGGACATGTACAGCCACTACGTGCTGCTCAAGTCCATCCGCAACGACATCGAGTGGGGGGTCCTGCACCAGCCGCCGCCACCGGCGGGGAGCGAGGAGGGCGGGGCCTGGAAGGCGAAGGACATCCTGGTGGACCTGAGCCACCTGGAGGGCGCGGAAGCGGGCGAGGAGGACCTGGAGCGGCAGTTCCACTACCACCTGCGCGGGCTGCACACTGTGCTCTCCAAACTCACGCGCAAAGCCAACATCCTCACCAACCGATACAAGCAGGAGATCGGCTTCGGCAACTGGGGCCACTGA